The Bradyrhizobium sp. CCBAU 051011 DNA segment GACCGCCGCCGAAGGCTCGGTCGTGTTGACGATGGCAAGGCTCTCGGTCGGGTCGGTGCTGAAGCCCGGCGATCCCTTCATCACCCTGATGCCGACCGACACCAAGCTCGAGGCTGAAATTCGCATCGCCTCGCGCGATGTCGGTTTCATCCGGCCCGGAGACCCCTGCACGATGCGGATCGATGCGTTCAATGCCGCGGAGCATGGTACAGCCGATGGCAAAGTGCGCTGGATCAGCGAGGGCGCCTTCACCACCGACGACGATGGAAAGCCTATCGAAGCCTACTACAAGGCGCGGTGCTCGGTGGAGTCGACCAACTTCAAGGATGTGCCGAAAAACTTCCGCCTGATTCCGGGCATGACGCTTGCGGGAGATGTCCATGTCGGCACGCGGGCGGTCGGAATGTATCTGCTTGGCGGAATGCTGAAAGGCATCCGGGAGGCCATGCGTGAGCCATGACGGCATTGACCCAATCGCTCCTCCAATGGCTTCGGCCCGCGTCTCATGGATCTGAAGAAAGGCGGCTTGGTCCGGCGGAGGCAGCGTTCGAGCGCGGTCACTATCTGGAAGCGCTTAAGCTCTGGAAGCGCGCCTCGCAAAACGGCGACGCGGAAGCGGACTATCGGATCGGCATGCTCTACGCGAAGAACCAGGGGGTAGTGGGCAGCATTCCGGATGCCGTGGTGTGGTGCGAACGCGCGGCGCAGCGAGGTCACGCCGAGGCGCAGTATCAACTCGGTCTGATATATCTGTACGGAGTCAACGCCAGCCTCGGGCCGAATAGGCCGGAGACCTGGCGTCAATCCTCCGCCGCGCGATTGGGCGATACCGCGTCGAATGTGCATCACCTGATTCCCGCACGGGACCAGTGTCGCGAAGGATATTAGCTCCGCGTTTCGCTGGATATCGGCCGCGGCCGAGGCCCGCAAAGCGGATGCTGCAGCGTGTCGGCGCCGTGTTCGAGGATAGGCGTATGCCTATCCTTATCGCTATCCTTACGACTATCCTTTGACATTGTGACCTCGCGACAAACCATTCCGCGAGATCTTCCTAGCCGACCAGATCAGCCCTCAGCGCGTGGTCTCTGCATGAGGCTCACGATCGAGCGCTTTCAGTACTCTTGGCTAGAGCACACGATCATACCACTTGCTGCGCGCGGCGGTTACACGAAGGCGGTGAATGCAGGACTGCGTCAATCGAAAGCGGATGCGGTCGTTCTGCTCAACAGTGATACGATCGTTCCTCCTAGAGGCATTAGGAAGTTGCGCAGTGCTCTTTTCAGCTCGGATGCTCGCGGAATAGTTGGTCCACTCTCAAATGCTGCAAGTTATCAGTCCGTGCCTAGCGTTAAGGGAGCTGTCGGACAAACGGCCATCAATCCTTTACCCGAAGGCATGACTGTTCACGATTTGGATCAGCATCTTGAAGCGAGCTGGAATGGGATCTATCCGCTGACGCCCCTAGTCCACGGTTTTTGTCTGTGTATTCGACGAGCAGTGCTGGAGGCGATTGGCGTGAGAGTGCGTTTCCATTTGGATATGGAGAGGAGAACGATTTTTGTTTTCGTGCGGCGGATGCTGGCTTTGAACTGGCCATTGCCACGAACACGTACGTTTTCCATGCAAAGTCCAAGAGCTACTCCGATGCCGAACGAACCAAGTATATAAAGGCAGGCGCCGAGGCATTGTTCAAGAAGCACTCGAGAGGACGCGTAAAGTCTGCCGTGACGTTTATGGAGTAAGCGGCAAGGAAACCCCGTCTGGCGGAGTGGGTAAGCGATCGGCTATCGGCTGCTGAGTTTGTGAGCCGATGTGAGCTTCTATGTCTGCGCCTAGTTCTGGAACTAGAACCTTCCATATGATCGAAGCGGTCGCCGACCGTCTTGAGGGAGCGCCGCGGCAGCTTCGCCGACGCTGGTCGGACGAGTTCAAAGCGCAAGTTGTGACAGAGGCGCTGGAGCCTGGCGCGAGCGTCTCGGCGATCGCCCGCCGGATCGGCATTCACCCGTCGCAGCTGTTCGCCTGGCGCCGTGATGCTCGGGCCGAGCGGCATTATCGCTCGCGGCACTCGAGTTGCGAGGGTGTGGTGGCGTCTGTGGCAGGCACAGTGATTGAGATTGCCATTGGCGAGGTGGTCGTGCGTGCCGGCGTGGACGTCGACGAGGCGCACTTGCAGCGGGTGATCCGGGCGGTGCGTTCGGCATGATTCCCTCGGGTGTGAAGGTGTTCCTCGCCAGCCATCCAGTCGACTTCCGCAAGGGTATCGATGGCCTTGTTGCGCTTGTGCGCGATGCGGGCTCAGATCCGTTCGACGGTGCGCTTTATGTCTTCCGGGCCAAAAGAGCCGACAGAATAAAGATCGTATGGTGGGATGGGTCCGGCGTGTGCCTCTATTTAAAGCGTCTTGAAAAGGCGAAGTTCTGCTGGCCGCGGATCGGGCATCATCGGGTGCAGCTCAACCCGGCGCAGTTGATGGCACTGGTGGATGGGATGGACTGGAAGCGGGTCCGGACCGTGGCGGTCAAGCCGCCGGAGATTGTTGGGTAAAAGCGCTGCGGCGAAGTGAATCAGTGAGCTGAAAGGGCAAGAGAAACGGGGCAAAATGTGCTCTGGTCGGGCCAATGACGCCGCCCGATCTCAACCTCCCGAATGACGTAGAGATGTTGAAAGCCATGGTGCTTGCCATGGCCGAGAAGGCGGCCCGCGCCGATGCTCTGGAGAGCGAAGTCGCCGATCTCAGGGCGCGCAACGCCGATGCCGATGCGCGCATCGAGCGGCTGACGCAGATCCTGAAGGCCTTCGACCGCGCCCGGTTCGGCCGACGATCGGAAAAGCTCGGCTCTGTGAACGGCGACGATGAACAGCGGGCCTTTGTCTTCGAGGAGATCGAGACCGGCATCGCCGCGATCAAGGCCCAGGTCAGCAAGGGCCGTGAGCAAGCGGAAGGCAAGCGTGCACCGCGCCGGCGCAAGGGCTTTGCACCCCATCTGGAACGGATCGAAACCGTCATTGAGCCGGAAGAGCTGGCTAAGCATGCCGGCAAGCAGAAGGTGCTGATCGGCGAGGACGTGTCGGAGCGCCTGGATGTGGTGCCAGCGAAGTTCCGTGTGATCGTCACGCGCCGTCCCAAGTATGCCTTCAAGAACGCGGACGGCGTAATCCAGGCGCCGGCCCCGGCCCATATCATTGAAGGAGGCATTCCGACGGAAGCGCTTCTGGCCCAGATCGCCGTCTCCAAATATGCCGATGGCCAGCCGCTCTACCGGCAGGAGGCCATCTACGCCCGCGACAAGGTCGGGCTCGACCGCCAGCTGATGGCGCAATGGATGGGCAAGCTCGGCTTCGAGCTGGAGATCGTAGCCGACTACATCTTCAGCGAGGTCAAGAAGGCCGAACGGGTCTTTGCCGACGAAACCACCTTGCCGACACTCGCTCCGGGCTCCGGATCGGCGAAGACGGCCTACTTATGGGCCTATGCCAGAGATGACCGAACCTTTGGCCGCAGCGGTCCCCCGATGGTGGCTTATCGCTTCGAAGACAGCCGCTCCGGCGAATGCGCGGTCCGGCATCTCAATGGTTATCGCGGCATCCTGCAGGTGGATGGCTATGCCGCCTATAACAAGTTGGCGCGACCCGATCGCGGCAATGATGGCATCACCTTGGCTGGCTGCTGGTCACACAGCAGACGCAAGTTCTACGAGCTGCATGTTGCAGGAAGCTCGAGAGTGGCAACGACGACGGTCGAGCGGATGGCAAAGCTCTGGCAGGTCGAGAAGACCGTGCGCGGTCAAAGCCCCGACGCACGCGTTGCCGCGCGCCAGCAAGCCTCCGCAGCGGTCGTCGCAGATCTCTTCGACCTCTGGCAGCAGAGCTTGCGGCGGATCTCCGGCAAATCAAAACTGGCCGAGGCGATCCGCTATGCCGTCTCGCGCCGTGCCATCTTCGAGCGCTTCCTGACCGATGGTCGCATCGAGCTCGACTCCAACATCGTCGAACGCGCCATCAGGCCACAAACAATTACGAGAAAGAATAGCCTCTTCGCTGGCAGCGACGGCGGCGGGCGAACCTGGGCGACCATCGCAACGCTGCTGCAGACAGCGAAGATGAACAACGTCGATCCGTTCGCCTGGCTCACCCTCACGCTTCAGCGTATCGCCAACGGCTGGCCGAGCAGCGAAATCGACGCGCTTATGCCATGGAACCACGCCGCCTGACGGCCTCAGCTTGCCGCTTACCGAGGAACGGCTGGCGGCGCTGATCCAGGAAAGCCTGTCGGTTGCCGTCAAGACCGAGGCAGTCAAGCCGTCCGAACTGTCGCGGGTGATCGTCGACACCACGGTTCAGCCCAAGAACGTGACGTTCCCCACCGACGCGAAGCTTCTAAACCGGGCGCGCGAGAAGCTGGTGCGGCTGGCGCAGCGCCATGGGGTGATTTTGCGTCAGTCCTATGCGCGGGTGGGCAAGTTCGCCCTGATCGAGCACCAGCGCTATGCCCACGCCAAGCAGTTCAAGCGCGCCAACCGGAAGCTCAAGACGCTGCGGACCTATCTGGGCCGCGTGATCCGCGACATCGGCCGCAAGATCGAGGGTAACAGCGGGCTCGAGGCGGCGTTCGCAAAGCTGCTGGCGCTGGCGCGGCGCGTGCGCGAGCAGCAGCAGCGTCAACGTGGGCCGAAGGTTTATTCCCTGCACGCGCCGGAGGTCGAGTGCATCGGCAAGGGCAAGGCCCACCGGCCTTACGAGTTCGGCGTCAAAGTCTCCGTCGCCACCACGATCGGCCACGCCAGGGGCGGCCAACTCGTCACCCATGTGAAGGCACTGCCCGGCAATCCCTATGACGGTCACACGCTGGCCACCGTGATCCCGGACATGGAGGCGCTCATCGGCAACATCATCGCGCGCCTCCTCGCCGACAAGGGATATCGCGGCCACAACGCCCCACCCGATTACAAGTTCAGGGTCTTCATCTCCGGCCAGAAGCGAGGAGTGACACCAAGGATCAAACGCCAATTGCGCCGCAGGGCCGCTGTCGAGCCCGTCATCGGCCATCTCAAAGCCGAGCACCGCATGGGCCGCAATTATCTCTGGTTCCGTCGCGGCGATGCAGCCAACGCCGTCCTCGCCGCCGCCGGCTACAACTTCCGCCGCCTCATCCGCTGGCTCAGGCTTTTGCTGCACCTCTTCCTGACCGCACTCTTCTCCGGCGGTCGGCTTAATCCAGCGTGAAATCAATCTTCTTCACGGACGACTAGCGAGCCGCGGGTGCGGCTAAGTTAGGTCTTAGCTGCACCCACAATCTTGGTACGTAATCTCTTTGGGGGCGGATTGGTGCCCAATCGAAATATCATCATGCTGTCGAGTAGCTCGATTGAGACCAGCCTACGTCGCAAGTCGGATATTTCAGTCTGATGTTGATTGATCCATTTGGCATCGTCGAATGATTCGGACGTTCCGGCTGCAACGAACCATTCATGCAATGTATCGAGCTGCTGAATCAGAAAGTTCGACAGGTCGGCTTTGCTTGGAGGTGCCTGCCAATACGCGGCATGAGTATCCTCAATGGCGTAGGCGCATCTAGTTGATCGTATGAGTGCCTGAAACGATGCTATCTGGTCGGAGACGAGGTGACTTCCATCGTCGATAACGATGTCGAAGCCCCCAAATTGTGCCGAGAGGTCTGACAAGAACCGTTGATCGCCTTGGTCTCCGATCGCGACCTTTATATTCGCTTTTTCGTACGTCTTGCAGCGTGGATTCTTGTCGACACCTACAATAACGCTATCTGATGAAAAGTATTCACTCCAGAGGCGAAGAGAGCCACCGCGGTAGACGCCAATCTCAAGCAAGGTAACTTTTGGAGGAAGTCCGAGAAAGAGTTCAGAGTACTTGGTGATGTAATGTTCCCACTTATCGATGTCAGGGCGCGAATGCTCGTAGAATCGTTCCGCCAGTGTCGGCGATCGATTGGTAAAAGCGCGCGAAACAAGTCGACGTAGTCGCATCACAATCCATTCTGCAGCGTTGACTCTTTGAAGCGGTCGGCTACTTATACTGCCTTCCCTGTGGAGATCTATATACGAATGCTAGAGTTGCAACCAACTCTGTTGCGCTTCTGGAGGGCGACCCTTGTCTTCGCAGTGCTTTGCGTTCTCGGACTTGCATGGGCTACAGATGAGAAAAAGCCCGCGATTGTGCAGGTAGATGCTGTTTGGACCGGCACGAATTCACGATTTTCAAGTCTGACCGTGGGTGAGCGCGCGTTCATCGTATACTACAGCGCACAACGAAAATTCAGCGTTGCTTCCATAGATCTTGTCTCGGGAGCGGTGGAGCGTATTGAGCTTCCAGGTCGAACGCCTGGCTGGGACAGCCACGATGATACTAAGCTAGCTCTTGACGACCATGGAAGGCTGCATGCCATCTTTGTGAACCACGCTCAGCCTTTGAAATACTTTCATTCCGCGTCCCCGCTTTCGATCGCAGACTTGTCACCGGCGTCAATGACGGGAAGAAACGAGGGTCACGTGACCTATCCCTCTTTTCAGAGGCTTGGAAAACGTCTGTTTATGGTCTTTCGGAACGGGGTAAGTGGTAATGGGGCGTGGTACGCGAATGTACTCAATGGTAAGAACTGGAGTCGCCTTTCCGAAGCGCCTCTCTTCTCTGATAGGATGGAAGATGGGTCCGTGAGTGCATACCCGACGCCTTTCGTAGCAGGGCCGAACGGACGTGGCATCAAATTTCAGAGTCTGCTTTGTCAAGAGTAGCGATCTTGCTTCGTGGAAAAGAGCTAATGGTGATCCACTCTTCGGCACGATCAATCCAACGAATTGCGATGTCGTAGATGATGTGGGTGAGGGGCAAGGCCTAGTCAACAATGCCCAACTGAACGTAACCACGGACGGTACTCCGCTCATTGTCTACACAAAATTCGACGAACGCCGGAGAAATGGTATATATCTGGCGTATAAGAACGGAGGTTGGAGAACTGTAAAGCTGATTTCCTCCAGCACCTCAATCGATATTGTTGGGAGGGGATCGTTCCCTGGACTTCCAGCGTTCTCAGCGCCTACCATCGCAGGCGGAGTCGGCAAGGTTCACGTGAACTTTCCGAGTGAGGCAGCCGTTGACGTGAGCTTCAACGCAAGCGCTCTCGGTCTTGCCGATACCAAATCAAACGATGTTCCCAAGTTCACATTTCCCGCAATATCTACCGACGATCTCTACGAGCCAGTAGCGCTTTCGTCAGTTGCGGAGCCCTATCCTCCGCACAGGTACGACGTCGTTTTTCGCTGGGTCTCGCAAGGACCGCATTCAGACATTCCTCGATCTTGCACCGATTCTCAGCCGCACGGCTTGCATGCCGAGACCTGCACAGCTGTTGGCCTATATCTTTAAGCGTTAGACGATTTGGGCAAGCGCGGGAGGACTTGGCCTGCCAGTCTCGTCCGCTTCGCCGCACGCGGGAAGCCTGCCGGGCGGCTACTTGGTCAACCCCTGCCGGTTCGCCGCATACCGACGCTCCAGGATCGCCTGCCACCACGGCTTCTGCTCGATATACCAGCGCACCGTCTTCTCGATGCCGCTCTCGAAGTTCTCCACCGCGCTCCAGCCGAGATCGCGTTCGAGCTTGGAGGCGTCGATGGCGTAGCGGCGGTCGTGGCCGGGGCGGTCGGTGACAAAGGAGATCAGGCGGCGGCGCGGGCCGTCCGTGCTCGGGGCGATGTCGTCGAGCAGGTCGCAGATCGTCTCCACCACATGCAAATTGGTCCGCTCGTTGCGGCCGCCGATATTGTAGGTCTCGCCGACGGCTCCGTGCTCGAGCACGAGTGTGAGGGCCTTGGCGTGATCCTCGACATAGAGCCAATCGCGAACATTCTTTCCGTCGCCGTAGACGGGAAGCTGCTCTCCAGCCAGGCCCTTGATGATCATGTGCGGGATCAGCTTTTCAGGGAAGTGGTAGGGGCCGTAATTGTTCGAGCAGTTGGTCAGGAGCGTCGGCAGCTCGTAGGTCTCATGCCAGGCGCGCACCAAGTGGTTGGATGAAGCTTTGCTTGCGGAGTAGGGTGAATTGGGCGAGTAGGGCGTGGTTTCCGTGAAGAAGCCTTCCTCGCCGAGCGAGCCGAACACTTCATCCGTGGAAATGTGTTGGAAGCGGAACCGCGCCCGCTTGTCCGGAGATAGTGTCCTCCAGTAGCGAAGGGCCTCCTGGAGCAGTGTGAACGTCCCCACAATATTGGTCTGGATGAATTCGCCGGGGCCGTCGATCGAGCGGTCGACATGGCTCTCTGCGGCAAGATTCAACACAGCGTCGGGCTGATAGTGGTCGAACAGTCGGCGCAGCCCCGGCGCGTCGCAGATGCATTGCGCCTCGAAGGCGTAGTTGAGGTTTTCCGTCGCGCCGGGCAGGGAACCAAGATTCGCGGCGTAGGTGAGCTTGTCGAGGTTGACGACGCGTGCGTGGCTGTTGCGCAGTAGATGACGTAAGACCGCGGAGCCGATGAACCCGGCCCCGCCCGTCACGAAGATGGTCAATCCCTTCAAACGCATGATCAATCTACTCCGTGTGCCGAATCATGCTGCTCTGTGCGCGCGTGCGACAGATTGTAGATATTCGCCGTAGCTGCTCTTGGCGGTTTTCGCGGCCACTCGCTCGAACGCTTGAATCGTAATGTAGCCCTGCAGCAACGCGATTTCCTCTGGGCAGGCGATGCGTAGGCCTTGGCGTTGCTCGAGGATCTGGACGAAATGGCTGGCTTCGACCAGCGAGGAATGCGTACCGGTGTCGAGCCAGGCAAAGCCGCGACCGAGCACGTCCACGTAGAGATCGCCCCGATCCATATAGGCCTTGTTGACGTCGGTAATCTCGATCTCACCACGAGCCGACGGCTTGATGCGTGCGGCAATGTCGACCACGTCGTTGTCGTAGAAGTAGAGGCCGGTCACCGCGACGTTGGACTTCGGTTGTTTCGGCTTCTCCTCGATTGAAAGCGCGCGGCCGGCCTGATCGAGCTCGACCACGCCATATTGCTCGGGCGTGTTGACGACATAACCGAAGATGGTGGCGCCCTTATTGCGCAGAGACGCCTTCGTTAACATTCCCGGCAAGCTGTGTCCGTAAAAAATGTTATCGCCTAACACAAGGGCGACCGGATCGTCACCGATGAAATGCCGTCCGACGATGAACGCGTCGGCAAGTCCGCGCGGCGTCGCTTGCGTCGCGTAGGAGAAACGCAAGCCGATTTCGCTGCCATCGCCGAGCAGGCGCTCGAAAAGCGCCTTGTCCTGTGGCGTGGAGATGATCAAAATTTCTCTGATTCCGGCGAGCATTAGCGTGGAGAGCGGATAGTAGATCATGGGTTTGTCGAAGACCGGCAGAAGTTGCTTCGAGACGACGGTCGTCACGGGATAGAGGCGAGAGCCGGTGCCACCTGCGAGAATAATGCCTTTCATTGCGCCTCACAGCTGCTTATCATTTCACCCCACGATTGACTTATCATATCATAACATATAACATCAGAAGTACAAGTTGGCGACGGCACCGGAGCGCCGGTGCCGGTTCAGCAAATTCGCAGTGCCTCGAAATGAATGTGATCCGGACCGATCTTCCTGAAGTCCTTATCATTGAGCCCAAGTTCTTGGGTGACGACCGCGGCTTCTTCGTCGAGAGCTATCAGTTTCCCCGTTACGTCGAGCACGGCATCACGCGGCCCTTCGTGCAGGATAACATGTCCCGCTCGCGCTATGGCGTACTGCGTGGTCTGCATCTGCAAAATCCCCTCACACAGGGCAAATTGGTGGCCGTGCTGCGGGGCAAGGTCCTCGACGTCGCCGTCGACATACGTGTTGGGAGTCCGAATTTCGGACGTCACGTTGCCGTTGAATTGAGTGAGGAGAACCGGCGGCAATTGTGGATTCCGCGCGGCTTCGCGCACGGTTTCCTGGTGCTCTCGGACACCGCGGACTTTTTCTACAAATGCGATGATCTCTATAGCCCCGAGAACGAGGTCTCGATCCGCTGGAACGATCCTACGATCGGCATCAGCTGGGGCATCGAAAAGCCGTCGCTGTCGGCTAAGGATGCGGATGCGCCGCTGCTTGCTAACTCGCAAACTCTTCCAGTCTACGGGCAAATCTGATGCGGATATTGTTGACAGGCACCGACGGCCAGGTCGGAGGCGCCTTGCGACCGCTCCTGGTAGGGTTCGGTACGATCATTGCGCCTGCCATCACTGAGTTTGATCTGTCGAAGCCCGACAGGCTTGTCGGAGTGCTCGACACCTTCAAACCCGATCTCATCATCAACCCCGCCGCCTATACC contains these protein-coding regions:
- a CDS encoding transposase produces the protein MIEAVADRLEGAPRQLRRRWSDEFKAQVVTEALEPGASVSAIARRIGIHPSQLFAWRRDARAERHYRSRHSSCEGVVASVAGTVIEIAIGEVVVRAGVDVDEAHLQRVIRAVRSA
- a CDS encoding tetratricopeptide repeat protein, with protein sequence MTALTQSLLQWLRPASHGSEERRLGPAEAAFERGHYLEALKLWKRASQNGDAEADYRIGMLYAKNQGVVGSIPDAVVWCERAAQRGHAEAQYQLGLIYLYGVNASLGPNRPETWRQSSAARLGDTASNVHHLIPARDQCREGY
- the rfbC gene encoding dTDP-4-dehydrorhamnose 3,5-epimerase — translated: MNVIRTDLPEVLIIEPKFLGDDRGFFVESYQFPRYVEHGITRPFVQDNMSRSRYGVLRGLHLQNPLTQGKLVAVLRGKVLDVAVDIRVGSPNFGRHVAVELSEENRRQLWIPRGFAHGFLVLSDTADFFYKCDDLYSPENEVSIRWNDPTIGISWGIEKPSLSAKDADAPLLANSQTLPVYGQI
- the rfbB gene encoding dTDP-glucose 4,6-dehydratase yields the protein MRLKGLTIFVTGGAGFIGSAVLRHLLRNSHARVVNLDKLTYAANLGSLPGATENLNYAFEAQCICDAPGLRRLFDHYQPDAVLNLAAESHVDRSIDGPGEFIQTNIVGTFTLLQEALRYWRTLSPDKRARFRFQHISTDEVFGSLGEEGFFTETTPYSPNSPYSASKASSNHLVRAWHETYELPTLLTNCSNNYGPYHFPEKLIPHMIIKGLAGEQLPVYGDGKNVRDWLYVEDHAKALTLVLEHGAVGETYNIGGRNERTNLHVVETICDLLDDIAPSTDGPRRRLISFVTDRPGHDRRYAIDASKLERDLGWSAVENFESGIEKTVRWYIEQKPWWQAILERRYAANRQGLTK
- a CDS encoding IS66 family transposase, with translation MTPPDLNLPNDVEMLKAMVLAMAEKAARADALESEVADLRARNADADARIERLTQILKAFDRARFGRRSEKLGSVNGDDEQRAFVFEEIETGIAAIKAQVSKGREQAEGKRAPRRRKGFAPHLERIETVIEPEELAKHAGKQKVLIGEDVSERLDVVPAKFRVIVTRRPKYAFKNADGVIQAPAPAHIIEGGIPTEALLAQIAVSKYADGQPLYRQEAIYARDKVGLDRQLMAQWMGKLGFELEIVADYIFSEVKKAERVFADETTLPTLAPGSGSAKTAYLWAYARDDRTFGRSGPPMVAYRFEDSRSGECAVRHLNGYRGILQVDGYAAYNKLARPDRGNDGITLAGCWSHSRRKFYELHVAGSSRVATTTVERMAKLWQVEKTVRGQSPDARVAARQQASAAVVADLFDLWQQSLRRISGKSKLAEAIRYAVSRRAIFERFLTDGRIELDSNIVERAIRPQTITRKNSLFAGSDGGGRTWATIATLLQTAKMNNVDPFAWLTLTLQRIANGWPSSEIDALMPWNHAA
- a CDS encoding glycosyltransferase, yielding MRLTIERFQYSWLEHTIIPLAARGGYTKAVNAGLRQSKADAVVLLNSDTIVPPRGIRKLRSALFSSDARGIVGPLSNAASYQSVPSVKGAVGQTAINPLPEGMTVHDLDQHLEASWNGIYPLTPLVHGFCLCIRRAVLEAIGVRVRFHLDMERRTIFVFVRRMLALNWPLPRTRTFSMQSPRATPMPNEPSI
- the rfbA gene encoding glucose-1-phosphate thymidylyltransferase RfbA — protein: MKGIILAGGTGSRLYPVTTVVSKQLLPVFDKPMIYYPLSTLMLAGIREILIISTPQDKALFERLLGDGSEIGLRFSYATQATPRGLADAFIVGRHFIGDDPVALVLGDNIFYGHSLPGMLTKASLRNKGATIFGYVVNTPEQYGVVELDQAGRALSIEEKPKQPKSNVAVTGLYFYDNDVVDIAARIKPSARGEIEITDVNKAYMDRGDLYVDVLGRGFAWLDTGTHSSLVEASHFVQILEQRQGLRIACPEEIALLQGYITIQAFERVAAKTAKSSYGEYLQSVARAHRAA
- the tnpB gene encoding IS66 family insertion sequence element accessory protein TnpB (TnpB, as the term is used for proteins encoded by IS66 family insertion elements, is considered an accessory protein, since TnpC, encoded by a neighboring gene, is a DDE family transposase.), with the protein product MIPSGVKVFLASHPVDFRKGIDGLVALVRDAGSDPFDGALYVFRAKRADRIKIVWWDGSGVCLYLKRLEKAKFCWPRIGHHRVQLNPAQLMALVDGMDWKRVRTVAVKPPEIVG
- a CDS encoding class I SAM-dependent methyltransferase — encoded protein: MRLRRLVSRAFTNRSPTLAERFYEHSRPDIDKWEHYITKYSELFLGLPPKVTLLEIGVYRGGSLRLWSEYFSSDSVIVGVDKNPRCKTYEKANIKVAIGDQGDQRFLSDLSAQFGGFDIVIDDGSHLVSDQIASFQALIRSTRCAYAIEDTHAAYWQAPPSKADLSNFLIQQLDTLHEWFVAAGTSESFDDAKWINQHQTEISDLRRRLVSIELLDSMMIFRLGTNPPPKRLRTKIVGAAKT